In Ovis canadensis isolate MfBH-ARS-UI-01 breed Bighorn chromosome 11, ARS-UI_OviCan_v2, whole genome shotgun sequence, one genomic interval encodes:
- the TTLL6 gene encoding tubulin polyglutamylase TTLL6 isoform X1 produces the protein MEMKSYQKINHFPGMSEICRKDLLARNMSRMLKMFPKDFHFFPRTWCLPADWGDLQNYSRSRKNKTYICKPDSGCQGKGIFITRTVKEIKPGEDMICQLYISKPFIIDGFKFDLRIYVLMTSCDPLRIFVYNEGLARFATTSYSHPCTDNLNDICMHLTNYSINKHSANFLQDAHSGSKRKLSTFNTYMESHGYNVTQIWRDIEDVIIKTIISAYPIIKHNYHTCFPHHTLNSACFEILGFDILLDHKLKPWLLEVNHSPSFSTDSWLDKEVKDSLLYDTLVLINLRSCDKKKVLEEERQRGQFLQQCRSRETRKEEVKGFQAVRVEKTEKYEKENCGGFRLIYPTVNSEKYEKFFQDNNSLFQNTVTSRAREVYARQLIQELRLKQEKKSFQMKQKRVDMQEESAGEQARGKSWQSRREKQQQKYKTTTSQTSKQYLQPLMLVSGAPDLLSSVRHTEKNEADSSLDQEAPEEEANPALCKPSSSRPYSSVPDLRNSSLLSCSRPELSKPISKMKEAKSTSAVNAIAGIVPLTSVEAFPESATQVSDTPECLLNVTMTASSECSGPEMDRVASFKCKPQQVPWYLIPERVSNTFLPTKCQSFSWSPNPSWTLLKNGLKKQHPMSELFTKVQLRQKLSLFPAHYNPKLVLSDQSQNPSLLRESYFRSRSSGEKRQLDVPSFLFLENSHGHDVSLKDLLVVATPARLDPRPGRSHTGALKDLCMQDQEAYSHYLISGQRGCERN, from the exons ATGGAAATGAAAAGTTACCAG AAAATCAATCACTTCCCAGGGATGAGTGAAATCTGCCGCAAGGACTTGCTGGCCAGGAATATGAGCCGCATGTTGAAGATGTTCCCCAAAGATTTCCACTTTTTCCCGAGGACCTGGTGTCTTCCTGCTGA CTGGGGAGATTTGCAGAACTACAGCAGGTCAAGAAAAAATAAGACTTACATCTGTAAGCCGGACTCGGGCTGCCAAGGGAAAGGTATATTCATCACACGaacagtgaaagaaatcaaaccaggggaGGATATGATCTGTCAGCTCTATATCTCAAAG CCCTTTATCATTGATGGGTTCAAGTTTGACTTACGGATTTATGTGCTCATGACATCCTGTGACCCCCTCAGGATTTTTGTGTACAATGAAGGATTGGCACGCTTCGCCACCACCTCTTACTCCCATCCCTGCACAGACAACCTG AATGATATCTGCATGCACCTGACTAATTATTCCATTAATAAGCACAGTGCCAATTTCCTTCAAGATGCTCACTCTGGCAGCAAGAG GAAGCTCTCCACCTTCAACACGTACATGGAGAGCCATGGCTACAACGTGACGCAGATCTGGAGAGACATTGAGGACGTTATTATCAAGACGATCATCTCAGCCTACCCCATCATCAAGCATAACTACCACACCTGCTTTCCCCACCACACACTCAACAGCGCCTGTTTTGAAATCCTGGGCTTTGACATTTTGTTAGATCACAAACTCAAGCCCTGGCTGCTGGAG GTAAACCACTCTCCGAGCTTCTCCACTGACTCCTGGTTGGATAAAGAGGTAAAGGATAGTCTGCTGTACGACACTCTGGTCCTGATCAACCTGAGGAGCTGTGACAAAAAGAAGGTCTTGGAGGAGGAGAGACAGCGGGGGCAGTTCCTACAGCAGTGTCGTTCTCGGGAGACCAG GAAAGAGGAAGTCAAGGGCTTTCAGGCCGTGCGAGTAGAGAAAACTGAGAAGTATGAGAAGGAAAACTGTGGAGGGTTCCGCCTGATTTATCCCACTGTGAATTCGGAGAAGTATGAGAAGTTTTTCCAGGACAACAACTCCCTCTTCCAGAATACAGTTACCTCCAGGGCTCGGGAGGTCTATGCCCG GCAGCTGATCCAGGAGCTGAGactgaaacaagagaaaaaatccTTCCAAATGAAACAGAAGAGGGTAGACATGCAGGAGGAATCGGCAGGCGAGCAAGCGAGAGGCAAGAGCTGGCAGAGCAGGCGAGAGAAACAACAGCAGAAATACAAGACTACCACCAGCCAGACCTCCAAACAA TATCTCCAGCCATTGATGTTGGTGTCCGGTGCACCTGACTTGCTCTCGAGTgtcagacacacagagaaaaatgaagcagataGCAGCCTTGACCAGGAGGCCCCCGAAGAGGAGGCTAATCCAGCACTCTGTAAGCCTTCATCTTCAAGGCCTTACAGCTCTGTACCTGACTTGAGGAATTCAAGCCTTCTCAGCTGCTCCAGGCCAGAGCTCAGTAAACCCATCTCCAAAATGAAGGAAGCCAAGTCTACGTCTGCAGTGAACGCGATCGCCGGCATTGTG cctCTAACTTCAGTAGAAGCCTTCCCAGAATCCGCCACCCAGGTCTCAGATACCCCTGAATGCCTGCTGAATGTGACTATGACAGCCAGCTCTGAGTGTAGCGGCCCAGAGATGGACAGGGTGGCTTCCTTTAAATGCAAGCCACAGCAGGTGCCTTGGTACCTCATCCCAGAAAGAGTATCAAACACTTTTCTGCCTACAAAATGCCAGAGCTTCTCGTGGAGTCCGAACCCAAGCTGGACTTTGCTAAAGAATGGCCTGAAGAAGCAGCATCCCATGTCAGAGCTGTTCACCAAGGTTCAACTGAGACAGAAGCTGTCTTTGTTCCCAGCTCACTacaacccaaagctggtgctgaGTGACCAGTCAC AAAACCCCTCCCTGCTCCGCGAGTCCTACTTTCGTAGCCGAAGCTCTGGTGAGAAGAGGCAGCTGGATgtgccctccttcctcttcttagAGAATTCTCACGGCCATGATGTTTCCCTGAAAGACCTGCTGGTGGTTGCCACTCCAGCCCGACTGGACCCAAGGCCTGGCAGAAGCCATACAGGTGCTTTGAAAGACCTGTGTATGCAGGATCAGGAAGCATACAGTCACTACCTGATCTCTGGCCAAAGAGGATGTGAGAGGAACTAG
- the TTLL6 gene encoding tubulin polyglutamylase TTLL6 isoform X3 codes for MEMKSYQKINHFPGMSEICRKDLLARNMSRMLKMFPKDFHFFPRTWCLPADWGDLQNYSRSRKNKTYICKPDSGCQGKGIFITRTVKEIKPGEDMICQLYISKPFIIDGFKFDLRIYVLMTSCDPLRIFVYNEGLARFATTSYSHPCTDNLNDICMHLTNYSINKHSANFLQDAHSGSKRKLSTFNTYMESHGYNVTQIWRDIEDVIIKTIISAYPIIKHNYHTCFPHHTLNSACFEILGFDILLDHKLKPWLLEVNHSPSFSTDSWLDKEVKDSLLYDTLVLINLRSCDKKKVLEEERQRGQFLQQCRSRETRKEEVKGFQAVRVEKTEKYEKENCGGFRLIYPTVNSEKYEKFFQDNNSLFQNTVTSRAREVYARQLIQELRLKQEKKSFQMKQKRVDMQEESAGEQARGKSWQSRREKQQQKYKTTTSQTSKQYLQPLMLVSGAPDLLSSVRHTEKNEADSSLDQEAPEEEANPALCKPSSSRPYSSVPDLRNSSLLSCSRPELSKPISKMKEAKSTSAVNAIAGIVSQTGFLPFLPLTPRK; via the exons ATGGAAATGAAAAGTTACCAG AAAATCAATCACTTCCCAGGGATGAGTGAAATCTGCCGCAAGGACTTGCTGGCCAGGAATATGAGCCGCATGTTGAAGATGTTCCCCAAAGATTTCCACTTTTTCCCGAGGACCTGGTGTCTTCCTGCTGA CTGGGGAGATTTGCAGAACTACAGCAGGTCAAGAAAAAATAAGACTTACATCTGTAAGCCGGACTCGGGCTGCCAAGGGAAAGGTATATTCATCACACGaacagtgaaagaaatcaaaccaggggaGGATATGATCTGTCAGCTCTATATCTCAAAG CCCTTTATCATTGATGGGTTCAAGTTTGACTTACGGATTTATGTGCTCATGACATCCTGTGACCCCCTCAGGATTTTTGTGTACAATGAAGGATTGGCACGCTTCGCCACCACCTCTTACTCCCATCCCTGCACAGACAACCTG AATGATATCTGCATGCACCTGACTAATTATTCCATTAATAAGCACAGTGCCAATTTCCTTCAAGATGCTCACTCTGGCAGCAAGAG GAAGCTCTCCACCTTCAACACGTACATGGAGAGCCATGGCTACAACGTGACGCAGATCTGGAGAGACATTGAGGACGTTATTATCAAGACGATCATCTCAGCCTACCCCATCATCAAGCATAACTACCACACCTGCTTTCCCCACCACACACTCAACAGCGCCTGTTTTGAAATCCTGGGCTTTGACATTTTGTTAGATCACAAACTCAAGCCCTGGCTGCTGGAG GTAAACCACTCTCCGAGCTTCTCCACTGACTCCTGGTTGGATAAAGAGGTAAAGGATAGTCTGCTGTACGACACTCTGGTCCTGATCAACCTGAGGAGCTGTGACAAAAAGAAGGTCTTGGAGGAGGAGAGACAGCGGGGGCAGTTCCTACAGCAGTGTCGTTCTCGGGAGACCAG GAAAGAGGAAGTCAAGGGCTTTCAGGCCGTGCGAGTAGAGAAAACTGAGAAGTATGAGAAGGAAAACTGTGGAGGGTTCCGCCTGATTTATCCCACTGTGAATTCGGAGAAGTATGAGAAGTTTTTCCAGGACAACAACTCCCTCTTCCAGAATACAGTTACCTCCAGGGCTCGGGAGGTCTATGCCCG GCAGCTGATCCAGGAGCTGAGactgaaacaagagaaaaaatccTTCCAAATGAAACAGAAGAGGGTAGACATGCAGGAGGAATCGGCAGGCGAGCAAGCGAGAGGCAAGAGCTGGCAGAGCAGGCGAGAGAAACAACAGCAGAAATACAAGACTACCACCAGCCAGACCTCCAAACAA TATCTCCAGCCATTGATGTTGGTGTCCGGTGCACCTGACTTGCTCTCGAGTgtcagacacacagagaaaaatgaagcagataGCAGCCTTGACCAGGAGGCCCCCGAAGAGGAGGCTAATCCAGCACTCTGTAAGCCTTCATCTTCAAGGCCTTACAGCTCTGTACCTGACTTGAGGAATTCAAGCCTTCTCAGCTGCTCCAGGCCAGAGCTCAGTAAACCCATCTCCAAAATGAAGGAAGCCAAGTCTACGTCTGCAGTGAACGCGATCGCCGGCATTGTG agtcAGACTGGAtttctgccatttcttcctcttacTCCCAGGAAATGA
- the TTLL6 gene encoding tubulin polyglutamylase TTLL6 isoform X2 — protein sequence MTSCDPLRIFVYNEGLARFATTSYSHPCTDNLNDICMHLTNYSINKHSANFLQDAHSGSKRKLSTFNTYMESHGYNVTQIWRDIEDVIIKTIISAYPIIKHNYHTCFPHHTLNSACFEILGFDILLDHKLKPWLLEVNHSPSFSTDSWLDKEVKDSLLYDTLVLINLRSCDKKKVLEEERQRGQFLQQCRSRETRKEEVKGFQAVRVEKTEKYEKENCGGFRLIYPTVNSEKYEKFFQDNNSLFQNTVTSRAREVYARQLIQELRLKQEKKSFQMKQKRVDMQEESAGEQARGKSWQSRREKQQQKYKTTTSQTSKQYLQPLMLVSGAPDLLSSVRHTEKNEADSSLDQEAPEEEANPALCKPSSSRPYSSVPDLRNSSLLSCSRPELSKPISKMKEAKSTSAVNAIAGIVPLTSVEAFPESATQVSDTPECLLNVTMTASSECSGPEMDRVASFKCKPQQVPWYLIPERVSNTFLPTKCQSFSWSPNPSWTLLKNGLKKQHPMSELFTKVQLRQKLSLFPAHYNPKLVLSDQSQNPSLLRESYFRSRSSGEKRQLDVPSFLFLENSHGHDVSLKDLLVVATPARLDPRPGRSHTGALKDLCMQDQEAYSHYLISGQRGCERN from the exons ATGACATCCTGTGACCCCCTCAGGATTTTTGTGTACAATGAAGGATTGGCACGCTTCGCCACCACCTCTTACTCCCATCCCTGCACAGACAACCTG AATGATATCTGCATGCACCTGACTAATTATTCCATTAATAAGCACAGTGCCAATTTCCTTCAAGATGCTCACTCTGGCAGCAAGAG GAAGCTCTCCACCTTCAACACGTACATGGAGAGCCATGGCTACAACGTGACGCAGATCTGGAGAGACATTGAGGACGTTATTATCAAGACGATCATCTCAGCCTACCCCATCATCAAGCATAACTACCACACCTGCTTTCCCCACCACACACTCAACAGCGCCTGTTTTGAAATCCTGGGCTTTGACATTTTGTTAGATCACAAACTCAAGCCCTGGCTGCTGGAG GTAAACCACTCTCCGAGCTTCTCCACTGACTCCTGGTTGGATAAAGAGGTAAAGGATAGTCTGCTGTACGACACTCTGGTCCTGATCAACCTGAGGAGCTGTGACAAAAAGAAGGTCTTGGAGGAGGAGAGACAGCGGGGGCAGTTCCTACAGCAGTGTCGTTCTCGGGAGACCAG GAAAGAGGAAGTCAAGGGCTTTCAGGCCGTGCGAGTAGAGAAAACTGAGAAGTATGAGAAGGAAAACTGTGGAGGGTTCCGCCTGATTTATCCCACTGTGAATTCGGAGAAGTATGAGAAGTTTTTCCAGGACAACAACTCCCTCTTCCAGAATACAGTTACCTCCAGGGCTCGGGAGGTCTATGCCCG GCAGCTGATCCAGGAGCTGAGactgaaacaagagaaaaaatccTTCCAAATGAAACAGAAGAGGGTAGACATGCAGGAGGAATCGGCAGGCGAGCAAGCGAGAGGCAAGAGCTGGCAGAGCAGGCGAGAGAAACAACAGCAGAAATACAAGACTACCACCAGCCAGACCTCCAAACAA TATCTCCAGCCATTGATGTTGGTGTCCGGTGCACCTGACTTGCTCTCGAGTgtcagacacacagagaaaaatgaagcagataGCAGCCTTGACCAGGAGGCCCCCGAAGAGGAGGCTAATCCAGCACTCTGTAAGCCTTCATCTTCAAGGCCTTACAGCTCTGTACCTGACTTGAGGAATTCAAGCCTTCTCAGCTGCTCCAGGCCAGAGCTCAGTAAACCCATCTCCAAAATGAAGGAAGCCAAGTCTACGTCTGCAGTGAACGCGATCGCCGGCATTGTG cctCTAACTTCAGTAGAAGCCTTCCCAGAATCCGCCACCCAGGTCTCAGATACCCCTGAATGCCTGCTGAATGTGACTATGACAGCCAGCTCTGAGTGTAGCGGCCCAGAGATGGACAGGGTGGCTTCCTTTAAATGCAAGCCACAGCAGGTGCCTTGGTACCTCATCCCAGAAAGAGTATCAAACACTTTTCTGCCTACAAAATGCCAGAGCTTCTCGTGGAGTCCGAACCCAAGCTGGACTTTGCTAAAGAATGGCCTGAAGAAGCAGCATCCCATGTCAGAGCTGTTCACCAAGGTTCAACTGAGACAGAAGCTGTCTTTGTTCCCAGCTCACTacaacccaaagctggtgctgaGTGACCAGTCAC AAAACCCCTCCCTGCTCCGCGAGTCCTACTTTCGTAGCCGAAGCTCTGGTGAGAAGAGGCAGCTGGATgtgccctccttcctcttcttagAGAATTCTCACGGCCATGATGTTTCCCTGAAAGACCTGCTGGTGGTTGCCACTCCAGCCCGACTGGACCCAAGGCCTGGCAGAAGCCATACAGGTGCTTTGAAAGACCTGTGTATGCAGGATCAGGAAGCATACAGTCACTACCTGATCTCTGGCCAAAGAGGATGTGAGAGGAACTAG